A genomic window from Camelina sativa cultivar DH55 chromosome 2, Cs, whole genome shotgun sequence includes:
- the LOC104748682 gene encoding uncharacterized protein LOC104748682 has protein sequence MTCVVQFPGEDSEFVVSFVYAVNHQTGHQELWEEICALSRDHSVNSRPWVLLGDFNQTLNPADHSSGGTKIKKGMEEFRDCLAYANLQDLTIRGNQFTWWNKQETNPIAKKLDRVLANDEWRIIYPFSYSQFPEPDFSDHSPSIIDLGRRQQGRRHFMISHFLLHHEDFLPRLLHYWHDMDPHGTAQYSMMKRLKGLKGVIRI, from the coding sequence ATGACTTGTGTTGTCCAATTTCCTGGTGAGGATAGTGAGTTTGTGGTCTCTTTTGTTTATGCTGTTAACCACCAAACGGGGCATCAGGAACTATGGGAGGAGATCTGTGCTTTATCCCGTGATCATTCAGTTAATTCAAGACCATGGGTTCTACTTGGAGATTTTAATCAAACCTTGAACCCTGCAGATCACTCTTCTGGAGgtaccaaaattaaaaaaggaatgGAGGAGTTCAGAGACTGTCTTGCTTATGCGAATCTCCAAGATCTCACCATTAGAGGGAATCAGTTCACCTGGTGGAATAAGCAAGAGACCAATCCGATCGCCAAAAAACTGGATAGGGTCCTTGCAAATGATGAGTGGAGGATCATATATCCATTCTCCTACTCTCAGTTCCCGGAGCCTGACTTTTCGGATCATAGCCCTTCCATCATTGATCTTGGAAGAAGACAACAGGGTCGACGACATTTTATGATCTCCCATTTTCTTCTCCACCATGAAGACTTCCTTCCGAGGCTATTGCATTACTGGCATGATATGGATCCTCATGGAACAGCTCAATACTCGATGATGAAAAGGCTTAAAGGACTAAAAGGAGTTATTCGGATCTAA
- the LOC104748672 gene encoding putative F-box protein At3g23950: MNIPKVAFVFLVRLLLKSIARFRSVCKEWKDLIDSDFFRDHFISRNSSSSISWSIIQMKPHKLTLDIVGHHGCKTWGFARSLGSFMSFFVERAINKIQVLACTDGLVLVYFEAADDTPMYYVGNPLFQEWFRVPLPPFLSLKDLKRLRLHERFRVVFVMSHGCTKVGFAIYSSDTGKWENRNVTCPRHDCWFGQRKAIALNGILHWFQSLISSFYGL, translated from the coding sequence atGAATATTCCTAAAGTGGCGTTTGTTTTCTTGGTGCGACTTCTGTTGAAAAGCATTGCAAGATTCAGATCAGTGTGCAAAGAATGGAAAGATTTGATCGATTCAGACTTCTTCCGAGATCACTTCATCTCTCgcaactcatcttcttcaatctcgtGGTCAATCATTCAGATGAAACCTCACAAGCTGACACTTGATATTGTGGGTCATCATGGATGCAAAACATGGGGATTTGCTCGTTCTCTGGGATCTTTCATGAGTTTCTTTGTCGAGAGAGCAATCAATAAGATACAAGTCTTGGCTTGCACCGATGGATTGGTCTTGGTTTACTTTGAAGCTGCCGATGATACTCCTATGTATTATGTTGGAAACCCTTTGTTTCAAGAGTGGTTTCGAGTCCCTCTCCCTCCTTTCCTCTCTTTGAAAGATCTTAAGAGATTACGGCTGCATGAGCGTTTCAGGGTAGTGTTTGTGATGAGTCACGGTTGTACTAAAGTCGGTTTTGCAATTTACTCATCTGACACAGGGAAATGGGAAAATCGAAATGTGACTTGTCCTCGTCATGATTGCTGGTTTGGCCAACGCAAGGCGATTGCTTTGAATGGGATACTTCACTGGTTTCAAAgtctcatctcttctttttatgGCCTATGA